In one window of Helianthus annuus cultivar XRQ/B chromosome 17, HanXRQr2.0-SUNRISE, whole genome shotgun sequence DNA:
- the LOC110921602 gene encoding protein NLP6 yields MVCRNPSIELHELPEESPDQSNTTTNDEASLNLGSLSREILQQDSGETQIVHETSTQDQQDFSNNYPKNKSSVIINTEIIYVDDATSKILDVVTREKQACTKRRRNRKRDSITHDTIQQHFGKPIGEASMRLGVSRSTLKRVCRELKIPSWPMPHRNKKYAHFGISVVVLLLVRVKRWVCSSNHHGFSAMWWICGKHNAFVCESNPLAKITPKGETICRLPYYAQLTSESINTNPFSKASQAHLSVSPKKKRVVNVSDTRMVTVKASFKDDIIKFDFPLSSGVSELKNQVAQRIKLKSTRLRLKYRDEDDDLILISCDADIRNLMPLSASSVCKKTIRLIVQMTDD; encoded by the exons ATGGTTTGCAGAAACCCAAGTATTGAGCTACATGAGCTGCCAGAGGAATCACCCGATCAATCTAACACCACAACCAACG ATGAAGCATCCTTGAACCTTGGATCATTGTCAAGAGAAATATTGCAACAAGATTCAGGAGAGACACAAATAGTGCATGAAACCAGTACTCAAGATCAACAAGATTTTAGCAACAATTACCCCAAGAACAAGAGCAGTGTTATTATAAACACGGAGATAATTTATGTGGATGATGCTACAAGCAAGATACTTGATGTAGTTACTAGAGAGAAACAAGCCTGTACTAAGCGAAGGAGAAATCGTAAAAGGGATTCTATTACACATGATACCATCCAACAACATTTTGGAAAACCAATAGGGGAAGCTTCCATGAGACTTGGTG TTAGCCGTTCTACACTAAAGCGTGTTTGCCGTGAGTTAAAAATACCCAGTTGGCCAATGCCGCATCGCAACAAGAAATATGCTCATTTTGGTATATCTGTGGTTGTGCTTCTACTAGTAAGGGTTAAGCGGTGGGTTTGTTCGAGCAACCATCATGGATTTTCAGCTATGTGGTGGATTTGTGGCAAACATAATGCTTTTGTTTGCGAATCAAATCCATTGGCTAAAATTACACCTAAAGGCGAGACAATTTGTAGGCTACCCTATTACGCACAACTAACTAGTGAATCCATAAATACGAATCCCTTTTCCAAGGCTTCACAAGCACATTTAAGTGTATCCCCAAAGAAGAAGAGGGTGGTTAATGTCTCAGATACAAGGATGGTGACAGTGAAAGCAAGTTTTAAAGATGATATAATTAAGTTTGATTTTCCTCTTTCATCAGGAGTGTCGGAACTAAAAAACCAAGTGGCTCAAAGGATTAAGTTAAAAAGTACACGACTTCGTCTTAAATACAGGGATGAAGATGACGATCTGATACTCATTTCTTGTGATGCCGACATCCGTAACCTTATGCCACTTTCAGCTTCCTCAGTTTGTAAAAAGACCATAAGATTAATCGTCCAAATGACAGACGATTAG